A stretch of DNA from Penaeus chinensis breed Huanghai No. 1 chromosome 1, ASM1920278v2, whole genome shotgun sequence:
GCTATGTAATTTGGGGTTCCTACGAGTGAATGGGCTAGACAGCGAAGATGCTGTCTTCTGCGTCTTCTCTCCAAGGGTTTAAGGTCATTGCATCGGCACACAATATCGTTGTCACCACATGGATCTATGGAGTCTTGTCTGTTGTGGTCACCTGTGAAATGACAGCAATGATGTCAGTGCCCTTTTGTAAGGAACTATTTTCATCAATGAAAAGGATATTTTCCAAATGGGAGACTGCATTACTATTTAAACATTCAATTGCAGAACACAAAGAGAATACTGTGAGATAGAGGGTGTACTTACCAACTCGCTGATAATATTTGGAATTGTGTGTCCACCTAAAGCCAGTGCACAGACCAAAATCAGTGAGTTTAATGTGGCCATCACGATCGATAAGAATGTTATCTGGCTTGATATCACGATGAATAAAACCCATCTTGTGCACGCTCTCAATTGCACAAACCAGTTCCCCTATGTAGAATCTGTGGAAAATCATTTGATTAGAAATCAAGTATGAACAATGCAGGTTTTTCTAGTTTACATAAAACTGTACATGTATTTAAATTAATAATGTACCAGAGACCACATATATGACACTATAAAATAAGAATACAGAAGACATGACAGAAACATAACATACTGCTCATATCATACTCAAGTTATACACATCTTACAAgattattacatttttcttcaCTTAAAACCTATTATTTAAAACTCACCTTGCCAACTGCTCTTTAAAGATTCCAAATTTGATGAGGAGAGACATGAGGTCACCACCAGGGATGTAGTCCATAACAAAGTAAAGGTTGTCTTTATCCTGTTGAcaagggggagaaaaaataaaatgaagattcatgaaataaaataaaactttgaCTTACACACCACAAACTGATGTTTCAACATTCTGTGATCATAATTATACATCTTTAAAATTGACTAAACAAACTGTCCTTAACATAATACTTTTTCATTTAACAATACTCACTTGAAATGAATAATAGAGTTTGACAACCCACTCGTTGTCAGCTTCTGCTAAaatgtctctctctgctttcacATGAGCCACTTGATTCCTCTTCAAGACATCAGCTTTGCGCAAGGTCTTCATTGCATAGAGCCGGTGTGTATCAAGCTTGCAGACAAGGGCGACCTCACCAAATGCACCAACACCTGGTAATGCAAAAATGTTTGAGTTCTTTGTTGGTATCATTCAAAATTCTATACCATTTGAGGAAATTACTGAATTCcatgaataagaggaagagagaggaaagaaattttatacatttatatatgttaagaAGAAAATATTCAGAATAAAGAATCTATTTTAGAGCTACGGAGTATAGAATAGAAAAGCTCCTAAAATAATGTTAAACATGAAGTTCTCATCAAAAAAATCTATTATGAAAACTTACCTATGGTTTTTATTTTGCGGAAAAGTTGTTTGTCCATTTTTGCTCTCTTTAACCTTATGAAGTTTGATTCCTTTTGAGAAAGCATTTTACGCATTTGGGATTGATCCTTGTCCGACAGTccaatttttttcatttctttctcaagctgcattcttctattttctctttcttcacaaGATTTTATCACATTTTCAATGTGCTGTTCCATGTAAAATTTAAAGGCCTGAGGAGATAAATTTCGAACTTTTGACTCGCATCTCTGAAGTTCCATTTCAGagcttaatttctttctttcaggtATTGGCGACTGATGAGTAGTTTTCTGCTccgttggaggtggtggtggaggcacTCCTCGACAAGACTGCCCAGAGGAATACCCAGATTCTAAGGTTAAATCTGACTGGGTGGAGGGAGATGATGTGGCAGTAGAAAGGCACGATACAGGTGATTGAGATAACGCATGAGTGTCATGGGAATTTACAGAAGAAACAGGACTCTCAGACCGAGAAGCACTGGAGGCTGTATCTGCCATTACAGGAGAGAATTTTCTTTGAAGAGGGGGATGACTCAGACCCGGTGCTAGGTTGGGATCATAACAACTGCTGACTGTTTCTACAGCACTAGTTGGCTGCGTTGTTATGATGGAATCAACCGTACTAACTTGAGTTATTGGTATGTGAGCCAAGGGAGTGGAAGACAAATCTAGTTCCTGCACTGGAGTATCTTGAACTGGTATGCTGGCTACAGGCTGAGCCATATATCCTGGATTATAAGCTCTAGCAGCTGCCATTGCTTGTATAGTTGAATGATAGCTGGGGGGATCTGTGGTTGGCACTACTTCACTATTGCACGTTACTGCTAATTGATAATTACAGGACGAAAGTCCTGGTGAGGATGAACCTCCACTCTCTTGTGGCATCATTTGTGCTAATCCCATCCCAGGTACAGCTTGAGCTGCAGCAGCAGCCTGTGCTTGCTTCTGCTGGATGGAAGAGGCATATGAAGGAGGTGGAGCCGAGACTGGAGGTGAAGCTGGAGCAACAGCTGTCTGCAGTACTGGTTTCTGAACCTGGGTACTTTTGACAGACTGCATGATAATTGGTGTAGGAGTCTTTGCTTGTCGGGAAGTTTGGCCACCACGTGGAAGTGAGACAGGAGACATGGACGAAggaggtgatagtgatgatggtgatacaggGTGTGGAGTTACAACAGGACTTGGGCCCTGGAAGTTTAGCTGAGCAGGGCTTTTTCTTGCATCTTGGGTGGGACTTTGCCTATTCTGCATTGTTGCATTATAAGACGGTGGGGGTGCTGTTAGTTTCATACCTCCTACATGCTTTAAGGCAGATCCTAATGGATATGGAGGCGGGCGTTCTAACTGGTTTCCGTTATTTAAAGAGAAAGCCTGTATCTGGTTAGTAAGCTGCTGTTGCACCTGAGCACTATTCTGCACCACAACTGGCTGCTGTCGTCCACCAAATGAGACAGGACTAGTACCCCTCTGAGGAGTTGAGCTTTGTGacacattattaatatttacataattagcTTGCGATTTATTCTTGCTTGGACCTGGAGAGAGTCTTGATAGTAATATCGGTCTCTGGCCCATAGTAGTTACCATGGTGGGGGCACAGCTGGTGGCACAAGggtaaggaggtggaggtggggtggtgCCCCGAGGTGGAGTTGGGGGAGGAGCACTGCTCCCCTGACtgcggggtgggggaggtggaggtgcatCAGGGTATGAGCTGCTGTATTGTCTAGACACAGCTGGGTGGTTGACATCAACAATCTGCTCCCCACTTCCCAGTCTCGGAGGTGGAGCCTCCGCATATTGCCTAACAGGCATATTGTTGTTGTACAGCATCTGCCCACCGATGCCTGGACTGTCTGACCGTGTACTTGCATTGCTGCTGTCTAAGGCAGGACTTCCCCGTTGCAAATTGAGCTCGCGGTCAAAGCTGGACTTGCGGATTATCTTGCTGCCCTCCACCTGTGCCACGGACGCTGGGTACCCATTGTAGGATCTTTGTAATTCTTCCTCGGTGCACAAATTGAAAGACCCCTGACATTGAGCACCCTGGCTGATGGGGCTAAGACTCTCCCGGGGGATGCCGCCCGCAGCATAGGGTAACAAAGACGCTCGAATTCGATGTAAAGCCTGTGGGAGAGAAAGCATAGTTTTAGTTATGGGAATATTCTGAATGAGTCATTCAAAGCTCACCATTCATAATACAAAGTAtacttttatcatatatttttcctttttatctttgtgaaaagggaaaagggggtgggaggaagagagagggaagagggaagagggaagagggaagagggaagagggaagggggaaggagagggaaagagatagaaaggggaaggaagggggggagggggagggggagggggagagagggagagagagagagacagagaaagaaagaaagaaagaaagagagggagggggagagagagggagggagggagagagagagagagagagagagagagagagagagagagagagagagagagagagagagagagagagagagagagagagagagaggggggagtgagggtgagtgagtgagagagagagaggggggggagtgagggtgagtgagtgagagagagggggggaggaaggagagggagggaggaaggagagggagggagagaaactacATATCTATGACTTACCTCCTTATTATAATCTGCTCGAGTTGACCGGCCTATTGTGTTGGTGCTCATGGTAGCCGCATGAGGCATCTGAGGGGCCATCGGGCCATGAAGAGCTACCACTGGTGGACCATGGCCAATTTAACCTGCAAAGAATAAAAATGGTTTGGTCAACTATTTATAATTTGATATTTAGCtttagcaattaaaaaaaaaaaaattattacatcaagggagggggtgggggtggagtcagTAATGGGTGatcatagttatgtatataataattttctAGAAACACAGCTATTTCAGTACATAATAGAATCTTTATTTAAACCTAGGTAAATGTTCATGGAGATGTGTACGGACACACTACACATTAAGCCATTCACCCTGAATGGCTCCAAAAATGCTCAGCCACCGAGGAGTCAATCAGTAGTCCCTAGTGATTTAGCCTGAATTCCCCATACTTTGAATTTGCTTAAcactatgattattacaatgTATCCTTATGCTAGTATTAATGACACTGATAAAAGTAATTTCtccaataaataaagaaaatggtaaactggtGGGATACCTGTAGGTACGAATAATAATCAATTCCCTGGTCACAAGGCACTAGTGGAGCCATATCTGTAAAAACAATCAACCCAGTACTAATGGGAAAATGagagtcaattagttgacctcGTAACCCCAATGGACTTCACATTtcctttttaccccttttttttttttttttttttttttttttttttggggggggggggttaattctattatcattatcatgattattatattatcatcattactctcatcactgaatttataattatcataaagttattgaacataaaagaaaacattTCTAGAAACCAAGCAAAAGGCGAAACAGGCAGTAaggagtgggcatggcatgtccgCAAAAGCCATCCCATATAGCATCGGGTTAATAAACTTAAACTGACATGGGGCCATTCATTTAACCTCATGCTGCTGGGAAAATGTAGCGGCCACTGTAATAGTATTCTGCGAAATGTCTACAAATAGATGTCTCTACAAGCGCTTCCATACCAGGGAGTCAAAAGACATGATCTCACCTGATTTTGCCCTCCCTTGacttttcaggattttttttttattctaagtaatgtta
This window harbors:
- the LOC125044507 gene encoding serine/threonine-protein kinase Warts-like, giving the protein MAPQMPHAATMSTNTIGRSTRADYNKEALHRIRASLLPYAAGGIPRESLSPISQGAQCQGSFNLCTEEELQRSYNGYPASVAQVEGSKIIRKSSFDRELNLQRGSPALDSSNASTRSDSPGIGGQMLYNNNMPVRQYAEAPPPRLGSGEQIVDVNHPAVSRQYSSSYPDAPPPPPPRSQGSSAPPPTPPRGTTPPPPPYPCATSCAPTMVTTMGQRPILLSRLSPGPSKNKSQANYVNINNVSQSSTPQRGTSPVSFGGRQQPVVVQNSAQVQQQLTNQIQAFSLNNGNQLERPPPYPLGSALKHVGGMKLTAPPPSYNATMQNRQSPTQDARKSPAQLNFQGPSPVVTPHPVSPSSLSPPSSMSPVSLPRGGQTSRQAKTPTPIIMQSVKSTQVQKPVLQTAVAPASPPVSAPPPSYASSIQQKQAQAAAAAQAVPGMGLAQMMPQESGGSSSPGLSSCNYQLAVTCNSEVVPTTDPPSYHSTIQAMAAARAYNPGYMAQPVASIPVQDTPVQELDLSSTPLAHIPITQVSTVDSIITTQPTSAVETVSSCYDPNLAPGLSHPPLQRKFSPVMADTASSASRSESPVSSVNSHDTHALSQSPVSCLSTATSSPSTQSDLTLESGYSSGQSCRGVPPPPPPTEQKTTHQSPIPERKKLSSEMELQRCESKVRNLSPQAFKFYMEQHIENVIKSCEERENRRMQLEKEMKKIGLSDKDQSQMRKMLSQKESNFIRLKRAKMDKQLFRKIKTIGVGAFGEVALVCKLDTHRLYAMKTLRKADVLKRNQVAHVKAERDILAEADNEWVVKLYYSFQDKDNLYFVMDYIPGGDLMSLLIKFGIFKEQLARFYIGELVCAIESVHKMGFIHRDIKPDNILIDRDGHIKLTDFGLCTGFRWTHNSKYYQRVGDHNRQDSIDPCGDNDIVCRCNDLKPLERRRRRQHLRCLAHSLVGTPNYIAPEVLSRTGYTQLCDWWSVGVILYEMLVGQPPFLASTPPETQYKVINWETTLRIPKQAKLSPEAKDLILSLCTHPEQRLGRNGAQEVKAHPFFKELDFEGGLRKQQALYTPTIKHPTDTSNFDPIDPDKLRPSEPNESDLEWVNNSNQPLHAFFEFTFRRFFDSTPGGSGNDEKDSQHPVYV